The following are encoded in a window of Callithrix jacchus isolate 240 chromosome 9, calJac240_pri, whole genome shotgun sequence genomic DNA:
- the LOC100402714 gene encoding N-acetylglucosamine-1-phosphotransferase subunits alpha/beta-like, with the protein MPIDVVYTWVNGTDLELLKELQQVREQMEEEQKAMREILGKNTTEPTKKSEKQLECLLTHCIKVPMLVLDPSLPANITLKDLPSLYPSFHSASDMFNVAKPKNPSTNVSVVVFDSAKDVWFCFGKENRSVHLTSAYQVPAVYEELFSVLKRQQLTDGQKSLPLP; encoded by the exons ATGCCGATCGACGTTGTTTACACCTGGGTGAATGGGACAGATCTTGAACTGCTGAAGGAACTACAGCAGGTCAGAGAACAGATGGAGGAGGAGCAGAAAGCAATGag AGAAATCCTTGGGAAAAACACGACGGAACCAACTAAGAAGAG TGAGAAGCAGTTAGAGTGTTTGCTGACACACTGCATTAAGGTGCCAATGCTTGTCCTGGACCCATCCCTGCCAGCCAACATTACCCTGAAGGACCTGCCATCTCTTTATCCTTCTTTTCATTCTGCCAGTGACATGTTCAATGttgcaaaaccaaaaaacccttcTACTAATGTCTCAGTTGTTGTTTTTGACAGTGCTAAGGATG TGTGGTTCTGTTTTGGCAAGGAGAACAGGAGTGTTCATCTAACAAGTGCTTATCAGGTGCCTGCTGTGTATGAGGAACTGTTCTCTGTGCTGAAGAGACAGCAGTTAACTGATGGCCAAAAATCTCTGCCCTTACCTTGA